A single window of Nicotiana tomentosiformis chromosome 1, ASM39032v3, whole genome shotgun sequence DNA harbors:
- the LOC138909179 gene encoding uncharacterized protein, with the protein MRQTRWLELLKDYDIDILYHPGKANVVPDALSQKSMGSLVHLEAYQRLLAKEVHRLASLGVRLADSNEGGEGIHKYKTMDFSLGMDDGSTKMYRDLKEVYWWNDMKRNVADFCGKMSKLSASEAQTPKARLVGTKHRDSIVEVGDDQHGLCEFAYNNNYHASIQMAPFEALYGRTCRSRIGLFEIGKVEFIGPDLVHQAIEKVNIIKERLKTALSRQKSHSDVRRKDLEFKDNDWVFLKVSPMKGITRFGKKGKLSPRDVFSAPSVSCIHVKEGVGDPSLIVPIETIEVNEELTYE; encoded by the exons atgAGGCAGacaagatggcttgagttactcaaggactatgacattgatatcctatatcatccggggaaggctaatgttgtgccagatgctcttagccaaaaatctatgggcAGTTTAgttcacttggaggcatatcaaaggctgtTGGctaaggaggttcatcggttggctagtttgggagttcgtcttgcggactctaatgaaggaggg gaggggattcataagtATAAGACTATGGATTTTTCTCTTGGTATGGATGATG gctctacaaagatgtatcgtgatcttaaggaagtctattggtggaatgatatgaagaggaatgtagcggacttttgtggcaagatgtccaaattgtcagcaagtgaagccCAAACACCAAAGGCCCGACTGGTTGGCACAAAACATCGAGATTCCATTGTGGAAGTCGGAGATGATcaacatggactttgtg aatttgcctacaacaacaactatcatgctagcattcagatggcaccgttcgaggctctgtatggtaggacATGTAGATCTCGCATTGGGTTGTTTGAGATTGGAAAAGTGGAGTtcatagggccagacctcgtgcatcaggctattgAGAAGGTTAATATCATTAAggaacggttgaaaactgctctaAGCCGTCAGAAGTCCCATTCGGATGTGCGTCGcaaggatttggagttcaaagataatgattgggtattcttgaaggtttcccccatgaagggtataacgCGGTTTGGTAAAAAAGGGaagttgagtccgag agatgtctttagtgcacccagtgtttcatgtatccatgttaaAGAAGGTGTTGGAGATCCATCGCTTATTGTTCcgattgagactattgaggttaatgaggaattgacttatgaatag